ATAaatttgcgagacaaatcttttgagcctaattagtccatgattatctataagtgctacagtaacccacatatgctaatgacggattaattaggctcaaaagattcgtctcaacGAGGCTagttatgaaattagttttattaaTGTCCAAAAATCTCTTCCGACATCCGATCAAACATCCGATGTCCAAAAACTTTTCACCAGTGAACTAAACATCCGGTCAAATATTCTAAACTATAGCTATAAAAGCAAAGAAAATACAATCAAACACTTTTAATATAGCCTGTATAATCAATCTGCAAAAGATCCTCTGCACCCTtgaggccgtgtttggatgaatccacgaaattttttgcacaaaaagacgaatgtatgcatgaagtactaaacgaagtttatttgcaaaacttttttaggaatgggtgtaacttttcgagacgaatctaatgagccaagttgtggaggtaattttgtaattagactttatttaatacccctaattagtagtcaaagcatcgtttctctctcatcaaaatttttccacactccaaccaaacatggggtgtgtttagttcccaccaaatttccaaattttccatcacatccatcacatctcctatcacatcgaaacattaaatatagcaaataacccatgcatggagtactaaatgtatttaaataaaaaaactaattgcatagttttgatgtacgttgcgagacgaatcttttgagcctaattaggtcatggtaggacaatatttaccacaaacaaatgaaaagtgctacagtgtgctacagtgactgatgtgactttttctccccattttcacctcatctaaacacagccatggcCTGAGAGTTTCTGAATCTGACACTCCTACAGTCCGTTGCCGTGGGCGCGATTACCGTTACAGAGGAGGATCCGCCCCTGAATGCTCCCAGTCCCTGTCCATCCATGGTTGACGCAGGAGCCCCCTTTCAAACCAccttccattccatccatcctcCAACGGCTACCTCACCCTCCCCTCCCCACGGTCCAAACCCCGATGCGGCGGCCTCCACCCACCCCAACCCCGTGaccacccgccgccgcttctCCGTACCCCACCGCCATGCCCTCctacgcccccgccgccgccgtgccgcggccATCCGCCTCCGCTTCCGCCTCCAGGCCCCGGAACCGGAAGCCCTCCCCCTCCCGGCCCCCGTCCCCCGCGACGGCGCCCAagcccaaggcggcggcggcggcggcggcggccgggagcaccgctcgccgccgcagcccgctcTCGGACCTCAACTCCAGGGACGCATCGGCCGCGCGCGAGCGCCCCGGGTGCTTccgcttcttcctcccctcctccgccgcgtcggGATCCAGGTCCGCCTCCACCCCGCGGACCCCCAGGCGCCCGGACCCCAAGCCTCAGCCCGCCGCCCGGAGGCCCGACCGGCTCCCGGACCAGGAGTCGAGGACCCGCGCGGAGCGAGAGCCGCGGAGGCGGGGGCCGGAGCCCGGCGCCGGGAAGAAGCAGTGGCCGGCGAAGGGGCGGCGCCCGGAGCAGCTCGAGGCGCTGACGCCGGAGCAGAAGAAGGCCGGCCCGGGGGCCACGCCGCCGACCGGCGCGACGCCGCCGGTCCACGCGTCGATCTCgcccgaggtggcggcggcggcggcgtgcgggtccGCGACGCCGGCGTGCTTCGCGGCGGGCCACCACGTGCTGCCCGGCGTCGGGGACCGCCGCAAGTGCCGCCCGCGGGGCATCCTGGCGATCGCGGGGGAGGGTgggccggccggcgaggacCTCGGCGCAGAGCCGTCCCGCGCGTCCATCCGCTGGCTGTCCTCGCCGTCGGGGGCCGAGGCCGGGACGTGCTCGACGAaatgcggcggcgacgaggaggcgtCGATGAACTGGCTGGTGTCCCCGCGCGACGAGGGCGGGGCTGACCTGCTCGAGGACGAGATCTTCGTGCCCAGGTGCTCCTCGGAGGACGCGTTCTGGCGATTCTCCCCGGACTGCACGGGGCTGTTAGGCTCGCCGCTGCTTGGCGGGCTGCTGGACTTCGGCACGCCAGCGTCGGACATGTCCGGGACGATGCCGTCCTCAGGTTTTCTCCCCGTGCAGAAGACGCCGAGCAGCGGAGATAGCATCAGTCCCTTCTCGCTTATCGTCAAGAGGGCGTCGGAGTCCTCTGCCAGATTACACAGTTTGTGTGCCCAGAAGGGTCTGGGCAGCAGCTACCGCAGCTGTTCGGCGGCGGATTTGACACCAATGTCTGGTGAGTCATGGCCTGAAAGTATCAGCAATGGAACACGGTCTGGATTGACAAGAACAGGCAGTCGtccgatgaagatgatggaCCCAGTGCTGGAATGCTTTGAGATGATGAGTTTGTCCCCGAGGCCCGGGGATGATGACTATGATGGAAATGGCGCGCTGCCTGCGCCGTTGCCTGAGCTAAGCTTCCAATTTACAGGAGCTCCAATGTCTCTTGAATCAGTAGACTTGTCCTTCTTTAAGAGGTCTCCACGTGACGTAGAATTGAAGGGGAAGGAGACGAGTTTTAGGAAACCGGTCATGTCAGAGACTCGGATCTCCTGGCGAGAAGGTCTTGTTAGCAGAATGTTTGATGTTGGCGACTTGGATTGCTGCAAATGGATATCTGATGATGAAGATTCACCAGTGCTTTCGCACAAGGATGAGGCTTTGCCTGACAGTACCAATTCTCAGACAGGTGGCAACCCGCAGGAAGCATGTGGTTTTGGCTCTATTGAGTTCAATTGTGTCGGTGGTGAACTGAACAACGACAGCAGCAAGGCCTCTTCAAACCCAGTCCCAATTGCCGAGTCCATGAGAGCAGAAGGATTCGAGCTCGTCTCATCCGATGATTCTGACTGGACTCTCTTCTACAAGAATGACTTGTATGAGTCATGAgatgtctgaactctgaactgcAGCGGGGGGTTTCTCTGTTCAGATGTTGTGTACCAATTGTACTACTAGAACCATCGCAAACACACGCGTTTGTGTTTGCCTCAACCATGTGCCTTTTTCAGCATTTGAAGTTTTGCTTTACATTCTTTGGCACTACATGCAAATCATGTTGGTAGATAGATTTGTTTCTGGAATAACCACTTGTGGTCCCTTTTAATCCACTGGTCATAATTCAGAGAGCTTCATGCATAGCAGAGctgtttattttattatttctgAACTTTGTTCAAAAGCATTAGCTCATAATCTGTGATAACTGTGGGCTACTGGTTGTGATACTCTCGCTGTTGAGACTTGCTGACTCTGCTGTTAAATAGTAGAATGCAGCTGGTAACATTTACTGAATTTAACTTCTATTGGTTTGTAGATTGCTTAGATATGTTCTATGGATTTAGTTGTTTGAAATTTCAAAGTTGCATGACATCCCTAATATGATATGTCACATGCTTCTTTGTGTTTCTCATGCTGTTACTTCTGCATTTAATTTGCATAAGCAGTTTCTAAATTACTTAGACATATTACATTTTTGAATCTTACTTTTTATACAAAGCTACTTCATAAATTATCCTTGTTTATTGAACCTGTTTATGTTTCTGTAGGTAAAGTCATTATGGATGGAAGAGTTGTGAATAAAGCTGGAACAAAAGTATCTGACAAGTCAGTCATTGAAATTAACGCTGAAGTCCCGAAATATGTATGTAGGTGATGCTCTAATTAATTGGCCAATTATAAATCATTGTGCTTTGAAAGGTACAAAAGCTACTCCTTTCAGAAGCTTACAATcatcctttttttaaaaaaaaattcagagcgAGACATAAGCTTGAGGCAGCTATCAAAGTATTTGGTATTGATTGTGATGGAAAGATAGCCCTTGATTCGGGATCATCCACTGGAGGCTTTACCGACTGTTTACTTCAGCATTTCTATGGTGTAGATGTTGGCTATGGACAGGTTATAATTCCTTCTTTGAAATTATCTAGCTCCTTCCAATTTATCTGTCAGTTTGAGGAAGTTGCTACTCACTGCAGCACTATGACTCTAAATCTCATTGTGCCCTACTCTGTTTCTGGTGGCTGAAAAAAATCCGTACACATGAACGTGTCTCAGTGATCGAACGTACAAATTTGAGATATCTTTCTCAATTGCCATAATCAGTTGACTTGGTGACACTGGACCTGTCATTTATCTCAATTATATTGGTATGTTTGATGCGCACTGTATTATCATTTATATTTAGCAGGCAGAAGGTTGTCCACTAGGATAACATTTCTACCAAACTCATATCATATTGTACAATATTTTAATAAAGTGAATAATGTTATTTTAATAAACTCATATCATACTGTATTACCTCATTAAGCAGGACCGATCGTTTTCGATGTTATCATATACGTACACAGATATTTCTTCAAGAGAACTCACTTTGCACGGGAATCGAACGACCATCTGTACTATTCCCAAAATGTCAACTTGTACGTGACAAGCAAAATAGAATAATTCAATTTTGGAGATAAAACtatcaaaagaaaaatagaggGGATAAACCTAATTATTCAAATATGCTTCTCTTTCCATTCATTTATCGAATTAAATTGGTCTCTTAGACCAATCTTAGTGCATAGTTTCATAGTTTCATTGCACTGTTAGGAAGACTATAAACTTGGTAACCAAACCGGATAACTGTTATGAGAATGAAACTTCTCTTATATCCATAAAACTCTCCCTTATCTCTCCTCGTAGTGATCTTGTCATATCAGCAAATTTGTTGATGTGCATAACATTCAATGCCATGAAATTTGTACTAGAACTAGCTTTGTATGTGCACCTCCTTATCTATAATCAATATTGCTGTCGTGAAGTTATTATGTCGTGGTCTTCATAAAAGTTAAGGATCTCTTTTGAACATAGAAACGCAAAATATAGGAACAGTGAAAAATGTAGGAATCATATGGAGTAAAACGTGGAAAACTATAGAATTTCAAAACACAGGAATGGAAAGTTTAGGTCGTTTGGATCGTAAGAAAATATGAAACCTTCGCAAATGCTAATGAAACAAGATTCTAGCAGTTCAATCTAATTAAACTAGGTTTACATGCTAAGATATGAGAATAAATTCTTATATATTCCTCTCTCAAATATTTTCCTtgtttcttcctttctttctcccGCAATAATCATATCCCTTCTCATCCGCTTCTAATTATTCTTGTTTCTAAAGCTCTCATGTTTTACTATTCAAATGGACAAGACTTTAGACTCAATGCACGGATTCGTCGGCAATAAATCATGAAGCATAGTAACATAGTTAGACCTACTTTCCAGTAGGGCCATCTTTATGAAATATCATAGGAATTTTTTCTTTGGATTCTGTTGGATGTTTTTTCCCTATATTTTGTGAAGGAAGAGAACCCTTTTTCCTTAGAGATGGAAATCAGTTTTTCTCTGTTCCAAACATCTAAATCAGAAAACATTCCTAAAAAATCTATTTATTTAGTTTTTATGAAAATACTCCATTCCAAATAGTCCTTCCATCCCAAAATACATGCAATTCTGAGATCATGCACGCAAACCAATGTATGGTGTGGAATTACAACCCCTTGTCTTTTGTGAGAAGGATCCGAACACTGCTATCTTTTTTTAAGAAGACTCTGGGTACTCTTGTTTTTTTACGGTAGTTAGGTTAAAGTAGCCATTTTTGTCgaacaaattttaaactctagATATGCAATTATTTAGGGACGGAGCGAGTAGACTCTAACATGATTAGATCAAGCTCGGCTCGCGGGATCCTCCAGCTTTAGGTGGcaggctcgctcgagctcggctcattggcagcctcccggctcccgCTCAGGGCTCAGCCGCTCAGATTCATCTCCTCCCTCTGTTTGCTTTCCGTTCTCTCGGACTCTTATCCTCCCTTGCTTTAGGAATTATATGGAGTAAAACGTGAAACACTACAGAAGTTCAAAACATAGTAATGGAAAGTTTAAGAAAATATGAAACCTTCGCAAATGCTAATGAAACAAGATTCCAGCAGTTCACTCTAATTAAACTAGGTTTATTCCTTTCTCAAATATTCTCCTtgtttcttcctttctttccctTCTCATCCCCTTCTAATTATTATTGTTTCTAAAGTTCTCATGTGCTACTATTCAAATTGATGAGACTTTAAGCTCAATGCACAGATTCATCGGCAACAAATTATGAAGCACAATAACATAGTTAGACATACTTTCCAGTAGGGTCATCTTGATGAAACGTCATAGGAATTTTTCCTTTAGATTCTGTTGGATGCTTTTTCCCTATGTTTTGTGAAGGAAGAGAAGCCTTACCTTAGGGATGTAAATCAGTTTTTCTCTGTTCCAAACATCTAAATCAAAAAACATTCCTAAGAAATCTATTTATTTagtttttttatgaaaataCTCCATTCAAAGTACTCCTTCggtcccaaaataaatgcaa
The genomic region above belongs to Panicum virgatum strain AP13 chromosome 8N, P.virgatum_v5, whole genome shotgun sequence and contains:
- the LOC120685563 gene encoding uncharacterized protein LOC120685563; this translates as MPSYAPAAAVPRPSASASASRPRNRKPSPSRPPSPATAPKPKAAAAAAAAGSTARRRSPLSDLNSRDASAARERPGCFRFFLPSSAASGSRSASTPRTPRRPDPKPQPAARRPDRLPDQESRTRAEREPRRRGPEPGAGKKQWPAKGRRPEQLEALTPEQKKAGPGATPPTGATPPVHASISPEVAAAAACGSATPACFAAGHHVLPGVGDRRKCRPRGILAIAGEGGPAGEDLGAEPSRASIRWLSSPSGAEAGTCSTKCGGDEEASMNWLVSPRDEGGADLLEDEIFVPRCSSEDAFWRFSPDCTGLLGSPLLGGLLDFGTPASDMSGTMPSSGFLPVQKTPSSGDSISPFSLIVKRASESSARLHSLCAQKGLGSSYRSCSAADLTPMSGESWPESISNGTRSGLTRTGSRPMKMMDPVLECFEMMSLSPRPGDDDYDGNGALPAPLPELSFQFTGAPMSLESVDLSFFKRSPRDVELKGKETSFRKPVMSETRISWREGLVSRMFDVGDLDCCKWISDDEDSPVLSHKDEALPDSTNSQTGGNPQEACGFGSIEFNCVGGELNNDSSKASSNPVPIAESMRAEGFELVSSDDSDWTLFYKNDLYES